A region of Anaerosalibacter sp. Marseille-P3206 DNA encodes the following proteins:
- a CDS encoding cysteine-rich CWC family protein: protein MTLKETEKICPICGKGNNCQHGSKDCWCKHIEIPKYVLEMVPEDKRGKACICKSCIEKYTK, encoded by the coding sequence GTGACTTTAAAAGAAACTGAAAAAATTTGTCCTATTTGTGGAAAAGGAAACAATTGTCAACATGGTAGTAAAGATTGTTGGTGTAAACATATTGAAATACCAAAATATGTTTTAGAAATGGTTCCGGAGGATAAAAGAGGTAAAGCATGTATTTGTAAATCTTGTATTGAAAAATATACAAAATAA
- a CDS encoding aspartyl-phosphate phosphatase Spo0E family protein, protein MKIKDKMEVTRNILHNANKMNFSKEIILEISQKLDEYIVEYYKENQEQKDKR, encoded by the coding sequence ATGAAGATAAAAGATAAAATGGAAGTAACTAGAAATATACTGCATAATGCAAATAAAATGAATTTTAGTAAAGAAATAATTTTGGAAATAAGTCAGAAATTAGACGAATATATTGTTGAGTATTATAAAGAAAATCAAGAACAAAAAGATAAACGTTAA